The following are from one region of the Thermoproteus uzoniensis 768-20 genome:
- a CDS encoding SDR family oxidoreductase: MLKGKTAIVTAASRGIGRGVARVLAREGANLVIASRDLERLSRTASEIRSEFGAEVVPVQADLTKRADVAKIVETAARSFGGVDILVYNTGPPKPGTFMELTEEDWDYAVRLLLMSAVWLTKDALPYMIEKRQGRIIYITSLTLKRPLPNLTLSNVIRLSIAGLVKTLAYQLAQYNILVNGVLQGYVETERVLEVARDRAVREGKPLDDVLRAMAGEIPLGRMAKPEEIGELVAFLASERASYITGSLISIDGGYVQCI, encoded by the coding sequence ATGTTAAAGGGGAAGACGGCTATAGTGACTGCCGCCAGTAGAGGCATAGGGAGAGGGGTGGCCAGAGTCCTCGCGCGGGAGGGGGCCAACCTCGTCATAGCGTCTAGGGATCTAGAGAGGCTTTCGAGGACGGCGTCGGAGATAAGGTCAGAGTTCGGCGCCGAGGTCGTGCCCGTGCAGGCCGATTTAACTAAAAGGGCTGATGTGGCTAAGATTGTGGAGACGGCCGCGAGGAGTTTCGGCGGCGTGGATATACTGGTCTACAACACAGGTCCTCCCAAGCCGGGGACCTTCATGGAGCTCACCGAGGAGGACTGGGACTACGCGGTGAGGCTTCTGCTGATGAGCGCCGTCTGGCTGACCAAGGACGCGTTGCCATATATGATCGAGAAGAGGCAGGGCCGTATAATATACATAACATCGTTGACGTTGAAGAGGCCTCTGCCCAATCTGACGCTCTCCAACGTGATACGGCTCTCGATAGCCGGCCTTGTCAAGACACTGGCGTACCAATTGGCCCAGTACAACATACTCGTCAACGGAGTTCTCCAGGGCTATGTCGAGACCGAGAGGGTGTTAGAGGTGGCCAGGGACAGAGCCGTCCGTGAGGGCAAGCCTCTGGACGACGTGCTGAGGGCTATGGCGGGCGAGATACCGCTGGGCCGTATGGCTAAGCCCGAGGAGATAGGGGAGCTCGTGGCGTTTTTAGCCTCGGAGAGGGCCAGCTACATAACGGGCTCTCTGATATCTATAGATGGGGGGTACGTGCAGTGCATCTAG